The Strix uralensis isolate ZFMK-TIS-50842 chromosome 23, bStrUra1, whole genome shotgun sequence genome has a segment encoding these proteins:
- the CROCC gene encoding rootletin isoform X1, whose amino-acid sequence MSEAEPTGEAVVEEENRILQQELSRVEDLLAQSRAERDELAIKYNAISERLEQTLRLETGEREAAESRSLAQHNIELRRLLEEEQAAYKRKLQAYQEGQQRQAQLVQKLQAKVLQYKKKCGEVEQQLLEKATELEQERLTSQLDVSSSLPEEESTNELENALIRLEEEQQRSSSLVQVNSMLREQLEQANVANAALSEDIRKLTADWARARDELEQREAEWRREEESFNTYFSNEHSRLLTLWRQVVAFRRHFGEIKAATERDLAELGHEASRTGRAAHAACLHLAANLRLAESRAGAARETQALRLAQLEEQLAARARDADLEKVALGARLAELAAALERLRAEDGEKEREVEALTLQLQNLEASRAQEPSPAEVEALRSEVELLRQTLQDVTQAVLADDPEQPPLPPESPSCPPTSPHRSLSPSAAAAAVHAALHRRRLQLQDAQSQAEASQEAAGSLRQELGDSEKRLETLERRLEELSAEAGDCRRAQDEALREVTRLRAEAEVLHRERLQAEEALAREQQRAGALQQERAQLQHRGEGLEDARDEAARAAEAARQQLESSQQQVEELEAQRAGAQRELLEAREALSRAVLEAEVARGEREALAEALGKAQPMQRAQGSCGELAAAQRAAVAEEGRLRDALAKTSELAAGLAREKTELSRSLARLEEERESGRIRTRELGQELALLRGRLERGRRAGAAERQGLERARRAAEEGCRGLRAELRALRGQHLRLRQHLGQAVQEQSAAGEALAQARGEQERLRRELLRLSRAREGLAKEGASLAVQLAAAQRHGQDQAQEAAGLRTEKEGLESSIFQLQQRLAQLDTRNQQLEAEGRNLLQAKEALEAELGTARLAREQELQARRQAVAAAETAAVTVALQSARDAHRDELDRLQREKEELEAERGRLAREQEELAAELAAMRRQRESEKQQALALQEEERAALAETLEGLQQSLAEATAELEQQRREVTSHQEKEQSLAVELRNLRAQAEETAVAHEREAKTLRDQATAAAKQRDGALREVEEARAQLRLVSEARAAGRRELLEAQREARESREGLETQRRQAQEARRALGDEAREKEALRRSNEELRAALRRAEGERISLKRASEEKEQQLALVEDGRAAADREVTELRATLRELERARLDARRELQELRRQVKDLDSENNKRSKEVGELQARVALEEQREEESRREAFGLRQKVVESEAGTEAARKELQHLQQRLSEVEGEFRQREKDLARSLEEARGNEKKLLADARNLQLKVEAARGEAAELSLRLSAAEGRAQGLEAELARGEALRRAAETRLGGIQSALRRTMGIGRTRAGSPGKGGGPEGSGSPSSSPDPDAAAEPEAVRAALRDFLRELQDAQREREELRVQVGSLGRRLAEVEEERDSAGARAQQLQKLVAESEEGRRSGELSSAQATLLLQEETLRRGERERRVLREKVTALERSLHAAEGERRAAQERMSAVRAGEAELEDARRRLEAAESRSTRLELQQRVLEGELQRARLALGERQAEARAMQDRAELLQKQLAESEQRAGASQLAMERLSAALAASGSKDDVPSAPALADGAVVHERLLQLQSALAAGELDRRALQEGLEVARRALTEAREEKGALREQLRALREEQEALQRSKEELEAQVRQQQEALQQRQEERGGLQERVGSLQRALTRTQGEKREAERVALRLEKDKSALKKTLDKVEREKLQTQEASLRLSAEKGRLGRSLGTAERELAQAQQRIHLLQAQVSVLEHPSPPSPAPSPELQRELDRLRIAQLQAQRALEARDHVHRHRVRGLEEQIALLKGQELHHHPTST is encoded by the exons GAGGAGAACCGCatcctgcagcaggagctgtcGCGTGTCGAGGACTTGCTGGCTCAGAGCCGGGCCGAGCGCGATGAGTTGGCCATCAAGTACAACGCCATCAGCGAGCGG CTGGAGCAAACCCTGCGGCTGGAGACGGGTGAGCGGGAAGCGGCCGAGAGCCGGAGCTTGGCGCAGCACAACATCGAGCTGCggcggctgctggaggaggaacaAGCTGCCTACAAGCGCAAGCTGCAGGCGTACCAGGAGGGCCAGCAGCGGCAAGCCCAGCTGGTGCAGAAGCTCCAAGCCAAG GTGTTGCAGTATAAGAAGAAATGTGGCGaagtggagcagcagctgctggagaaggcgacggagctggagcaggagaggctgaCG AGTCAGCTGGATGTGAGCAGCTCGCTGCCGGAGGAGGAGAGCACCAACGAGCTGGAGAATGCCCTGATCCGGCTggaagaggagcagcagag aagcagcagcctggtGCAGGTGAACTCGATGCTGCGGGAGCAGCTGGAACAAGCCAACGTGGCCAACGCGGCGCTGAGCGAGGACATCCGCAAGCTGACGGCAGACTGGGCACGGGCACGGGATGAGCTGGAGCAGCGGGAGGCAGAATGGAGGCGCGaggaggag TCCTTCAACACCTACTTCAGCAACGAGCACAGCCGGCTCCTGACCCTCTGGAGGCAGGTGGTGGCTTTCAGGCGGCACTTCGGGGAGATAAAAGCTGCCACTGAGAG GGATCTGGCGGAGCTGGGCCACGAGGCCTCGCGGACGGGCAGGGCTGCGCACGCCGCCTGCCTTCACCTGGCCGCCAACCTGCGGCTGGCCGAGAGCCGGGCGGGCGCCGCGCGGGAGACGCAGGCGCTGCGGCTGgcgcagctggaggagcagctggcgGCGCGGGCGCGGGACGCCGACCTGGAGAAAGTCGCCCTCGGTGCCAG gctggcagagctggcGGCAGCCCTGGAGCGCCTGCGGGctgaggatggggagaaggagcGGGAGGTGGAGGCGCTGACCCTGCAGCTGCAGAACCTG GAGGCCTCGCGCGCTCAGGAGCCGTCGCCAGCGGAGGTGGAGGCTTTGCGCTCCGAGGTGGAGCTGCTGCGTCAGACGCTGCAGGATGTCACCCAG GCGGTGCTGGCAGATGACCCCGAGCAGCCACCGCTCCCCCCGGAGTCCCCATCGTGTCCCCCCACGTCCCCTCACCGCAGCCTCTCGCCCagcgccgccgctgctgccgtACACGCCGCCCTgcaccgccgccgcctccagcTGCAG GATGCCCAGAGCCAGGCAGAGGCCAGCCAGGAGGCAGCCGGGAGCCTGCggcaggagctgggggacagTGAGAAGCGGCTGGAGACCCTGGAGCGGCGGCTGGAGGAGCTCAGCGCCGAGGCCGGGGACTGCCGGCGGGCGCAGGATGAGGCCCTGCGCGAGGTCACCCGCCTGCGCGCCGAGGCTGAGGTCCTGCACAG GGAGCGGCTGCAGGCGGAGGAGGCGCTGGCGCGGGAGCAGCAGCGGGCGGGCGCCCTGCAGCAGGAGCGGGCGCAGCTGCAGCACCGGGGCGAGGGGCTGGAGGACGCCCGGGACGAGGCCGCCCGCGCCGCCGAGGCCGCCcgccagcagctggagagcag CCAgcagcaggtggaggagctggaggcgcAGCGGGCCGGGGCGCAGCGGGAGCTGCTGGAGGCGCGGGAGGCGCTGAGCCGGGCGGTGCTGGAGGCCGAGGTGGCGCGGGGCGAGCGGGAGGCGCTGGCCGAGGCGCTGGGCAAG GCGCAGCCCATGCAGCGG GCGCAGGGGAGCTGCGGGGAGCTGGCAGCAGCGCAGCGGGCAGCGGTGGCAGAGGAGGGGCGGCTGCGGGACGCCCTGGCCAAGACGAGCGAGCTGGCGGCCGGGCTGGCGCGGGAGAAGACGGAGCTGAGCCGGAGCCTGGCGCGGCTGGAAGAGGAGCGGGAGAGCGGCCGCATCCGGACGCgggagctggggcaggagctggcgctGCTGCGGGGGCGGCTGGAGCGCGGGCGTCGGGCCGGGGCGGCCGAGCGGCAGGGCCTGGAGCGGGCGCGCAGGGCGGCCGAGGAGGGCTGCCGGGGACTGCGGGCAGAGCTGCGGGCACTGCGGGGCCAGCACCTGCGCCTGCGCCAGCACCTGGGGCAG GCGGTGCAGGAGCAGAGCGCGGCGGGCGAGGCGCTGGCGCAGGCGCGGGGGGAGCAGGAGCGGCTGCGGCGGGAGCTGCTGCGGCTGAGCCGGGCCCGCGAGGGACTGGCCAAGGAGGGGGCCAGCCTGGCCGTCCAGCTCGCCGCCGCCCAGCGCCACGGCCAGGATCAGGCCCAGGAGGCCGCCGGGCTCAG GACGGAGaaggaggggctggagagcagcatcTTCCAGCTGCAGCAGCGCCTGGCGCAGCTCGACACCCGcaaccagcagctggaggccGAGGGCCGGAACCTGCTCCAGGCCAAGGAGGCGCTGGAGG CGGAACTGGGCACGGCACGGCTGGCacgggagcaggagctgcaggccCGGCGGcaggcggtggcggcggccgaGACGGCGGCGGTGACGGTGGCCCTGCAGAGCGCGCGCGATGCGCACCGCGATGAGCTCGACCGCCTCCAGCGCGAGAAG gaggagctggaggctgagCGGGGCCGGCTGGCacgggagcaggaggagctggcgGCCGAGCTGGCGGCAATGCGGCGGCAGCGCGAGAGCGAGAAGCAGCAA GCACTGGCGCTGCAGGAGGAAGAGCGGGCGGCGCTGGCGGAGACgctggaggggctgcagcagagcctggccGAGGCCACGGCTGAGCTCGAGCAGCAGCGGCGAGAGGTCACCAGCCACCAGGAGAAGGAgcag AGCCTGGCAGTGGAGCTGCGCAACCTGCGGGCGCAGGCGGAGGAGACGGCAGTGGCCCACGAGCGGGAGGCGAAGACTCTCCGTGACCAAGCGACGGCGGCAGCCAAGCAGCGGGATGGTGCCCTGCGGGAG GTGGAGGAGGCACGGGCGCAGCTGCGGCTGGTGTCagaggcgcgggcggcggggcggcgggagctgcTGGAGGCGCAGCGGGAGGCCCGGGAGAGCCGGGAGGGCCTGGAGACGCAGCGGCGGCAGGCGCAGGAGGCACGGCGGGCCCTGGGCGACGAGGCCAGGGAGAAGGAGGCCCTGCGGCGCTCCAACGAGGAGCTGCGGGCGGCACTGCGGCGCGCCGAGGGCGAGCGCATCAG CCTGAAGCGCGCCAgtgaggagaaggagcagcagctggcGCTGGTGGAGGACGGGCGGGCGGCTGCAGACCGGGAGGTGACAGAGCTGCGGGCAACCCTGCGGGAGCTGGAGCGCGCCCGCCTCGACGCCCGCCGCGAGCTGCAGGAGCTGCGCCGGCAG GTGAAGGACCTGGACAGCGAGAACAACAAGAGGAGCAAGGAGGTGGGTGAGCTGCAGGCACGTGTGGCCCTGGAGGAGCAGCGGGAGGAAGAGAGCCGTCGTGAAGCCTTCGGCCTCAGGCAGAAGGTGGTGGAGAGTGAGGCTGGCACGGAGGCTGCCAGGAAagag CTCCAGCACCTGCAACAGCGACTGTCGGAGGTGGAGGGTGAATTTCGGCAGCGGGAGAAGGACCTGGCCCGCAGCTTGGAGGAGGCTCGCGGCAACGAGAAGAAGCTCCTGGCCGATGCCCGCAACCTGCAGCTGAAGGTGGAGGCGGCACGGGGCGAAGCGGCCGAGCTGAGCCTGCGCTTGAGCGCGGCCGAGGGTCGGGCGCAGGGGCTGGAAGCTGAGCTGGCCCGTGGTGAGGCTCTGCGCCGGGCTGCTGAGACCCGCCTGGGAGGCATCCAGTCCGCCCTGCGCCGTACCATGGGCATCGGCCGGACACGGGCCGGCTCCCCGGGCAAGG GTGGGGGACCAGAGGGGTCGGGGAGCCCCAGCTCATCCCCGGACCCCGATGCAGCGGCCGAGCCTGAGGCAGTGCGGGCAGCCTTGCGGGATTTCCTGCGCGAGCTGCAGGACGCGCAGCGGGAGCGG GAGGAACTGCGGGTGCAGGTGGGCAGCCTGGGCCGGCGGCTggcagaggtggaggaggagcGGGACAGCGCTGGTGCCCGGGCGCAGCAGCTCCAGAAACTGGTGGCTGAGAGCGAGGAAG GACGTCGCAGCGGGGAGCTGAGCAGCGCCCAGGCCacgctgctgctgcaggaggagacaCTGCGACGAGGCGAGCGGGAGCGGCGGGTGCTGCGGGAGAAGGTGACGGCGCTGGAACGGAGCCTGCACGCCGCCGAGGGCGAACGCCGAGCCGCCCAG GAGAGGATGAGCGCGGTGCGAGCCGGCGAGGCCGAGCTGGAGGATGCCAGGAGGCGGTTGGAGGCGGCGGAGAGCCGGAGCACCcgcctggagctgcagcagcgGGTGCTGGAGGGCGAGTTGCAACGGGCGCGGCTGGCCCTGGGCGAGCGGCAAGCGGAGGCGCGGGCGATGCAAGACCGCGCCGAGCTGCTCCAGAAACAG CTAGCGGAGAGCGAGCAGCGCGCCGGCGCGTCGCAGCTGGCGATGGAGCGGTTGAGCGCGGCGTTGGCGGCCAGTGGCTCGAAGGACGACGTGCCGAGCGCGCCGGCCTTGGCCGATGGCGCCGTGGTCCACGAGCGGCTGCTGCAGCTCCAAAGCGCCCTGGCCGCCGGCGAGCTCGACCGCCGGGCGCTGCAG gaggggctggaggtggCGCGGCGGGCGCTGACGGAGGcgcgggaggagaagggagcgCTGCGGGAGCAGCTGCGGGCGCTGCGGGAGGAGCAGGAGGCCCTGCAGCGGagcaaggaggagctggaggcgcAGGtccggcagcagcaggag GCGCTGCAGCAGCGGCAGGAGGAGcgcggggggctgcaggagcgGGTGGGCAGCCTGCAGCGCGCCCTGACCCGCACGCAGGGCGAGAAGCGGGAGGCCGAGCGCGTCGCCCTCCGCCTCGAGAAGGACAAGAGCGCCCTGAAGAAGACCCTGGACAAG GTGGAGCGGGAGAAGCTGCAGACGCAGGAGGCCTCGCTGCGGCTCTCGGCGGAGAAGGGCCGGCTGGGTCGCTCGCTGGGCACGGCCGAGCGGGAGCTGGCGCAGGCGCAGCAGCGCATCCACCTGCTGCAG GCGCAGGTGTCGGTGCTGGAGCACCCGTCTCCGCCGAGCCCTGCGCCGTCTCCGGAGCTGCAGCGGGAGCTGGACCGCCTGCGCATCGCCCAGCTCCAGGCCCAGCGGGCGCTGGAGGCTCGCGACCACGTCCACCGCCACCGCGTCCGCGGCCTGGAGGAGCAG ATCGCGCTGCTGAAGGGGCAGGAGCTCCACCATCACCCCACCAGCACCTAA
- the CROCC gene encoding rootletin isoform X5, which translates to MSSLLSLQEENRILQQELSRVEDLLAQSRAERDELAIKYNAISERLEQTLRLETGEREAAESRSLAQHNIELRRLLEEEQAAYKRKLQAYQEGQQRQAQLVQKLQAKVLQYKKKCGEVEQQLLEKATELEQERLTSQLDVSSSLPEEESTNELENALIRLEEEQQRSSSLVQVNSMLREQLEQANVANAALSEDIRKLTADWARARDELEQREAEWRREEESFNTYFSNEHSRLLTLWRQVVAFRRHFGEIKAATERDLAELGHEASRTGRAAHAACLHLAANLRLAESRAGAARETQALRLAQLEEQLAARARDADLEKVALGARLAELAAALERLRAEDGEKEREVEALTLQLQNLEASRAQEPSPAEVEALRSEVELLRQTLQDVTQAVLADDPEQPPLPPESPSCPPTSPHRSLSPSAAAAAVHAALHRRRLQLQDAQSQAEASQEAAGSLRQELGDSEKRLETLERRLEELSAEAGDCRRAQDEALREVTRLRAEAEVLHRERLQAEEALAREQQRAGALQQERAQLQHRGEGLEDARDEAARAAEAARQQLESSQQQVEELEAQRAGAQRELLEAREALSRAVLEAEVARGEREALAEALGKAQGSCGELAAAQRAAVAEEGRLRDALAKTSELAAGLAREKTELSRSLARLEEERESGRIRTRELGQELALLRGRLERGRRAGAAERQGLERARRAAEEGCRGLRAELRALRGQHLRLRQHLGQAVQEQSAAGEALAQARGEQERLRRELLRLSRAREGLAKEGASLAVQLAAAQRHGQDQAQEAAGLRTEKEGLESSIFQLQQRLAQLDTRNQQLEAEGRNLLQAKEALEAELGTARLAREQELQARRQAVAAAETAAVTVALQSARDAHRDELDRLQREKEELEAERGRLAREQEELAAELAAMRRQRESEKQQALALQEEERAALAETLEGLQQSLAEATAELEQQRREVTSHQEKEQSLAVELRNLRAQAEETAVAHEREAKTLRDQATAAAKQRDGALREVEEARAQLRLVSEARAAGRRELLEAQREARESREGLETQRRQAQEARRALGDEAREKEALRRSNEELRAALRRAEGERISLKRASEEKEQQLALVEDGRAAADREVTELRATLRELERARLDARRELQELRRQVKDLDSENNKRSKEVGELQARVALEEQREEESRREAFGLRQKVVESEAGTEAARKELQHLQQRLSEVEGEFRQREKDLARSLEEARGNEKKLLADARNLQLKVEAARGEAAELSLRLSAAEGRAQGLEAELARGEALRRAAETRLGGIQSALRRTMGIGRTRAGSPGKGGGPEGSGSPSSSPDPDAAAEPEAVRAALRDFLRELQDAQREREELRVQVGSLGRRLAEVEEERDSAGARAQQLQKLVAESEEGRRSGELSSAQATLLLQEETLRRGERERRVLREKVTALERSLHAAEGERRAAQERMSAVRAGEAELEDARRRLEAAESRSTRLELQQRVLEGELQRARLALGERQAEARAMQDRAELLQKQLAESEQRAGASQLAMERLSAALAASGSKDDVPSAPALADGAVVHERLLQLQSALAAGELDRRALQEGLEVARRALTEAREEKGALREQLRALREEQEALQRSKEELEAQVRQQQEALQQRQEERGGLQERVGSLQRALTRTQGEKREAERVALRLEKDKSALKKTLDKVEREKLQTQEASLRLSAEKGRLGRSLGTAERELAQAQQRIHLLQAQVSVLEHPSPPSPAPSPELQRELDRLRIAQLQAQRALEARDHVHRHRVRGLEEQIALLKGQELHHHPTST; encoded by the exons ATGTCCTCGCTGCTGTCCCTCCAGGAGGAGAACCGCatcctgcagcaggagctgtcGCGTGTCGAGGACTTGCTGGCTCAGAGCCGGGCCGAGCGCGATGAGTTGGCCATCAAGTACAACGCCATCAGCGAGCGG CTGGAGCAAACCCTGCGGCTGGAGACGGGTGAGCGGGAAGCGGCCGAGAGCCGGAGCTTGGCGCAGCACAACATCGAGCTGCggcggctgctggaggaggaacaAGCTGCCTACAAGCGCAAGCTGCAGGCGTACCAGGAGGGCCAGCAGCGGCAAGCCCAGCTGGTGCAGAAGCTCCAAGCCAAG GTGTTGCAGTATAAGAAGAAATGTGGCGaagtggagcagcagctgctggagaaggcgacggagctggagcaggagaggctgaCG AGTCAGCTGGATGTGAGCAGCTCGCTGCCGGAGGAGGAGAGCACCAACGAGCTGGAGAATGCCCTGATCCGGCTggaagaggagcagcagag aagcagcagcctggtGCAGGTGAACTCGATGCTGCGGGAGCAGCTGGAACAAGCCAACGTGGCCAACGCGGCGCTGAGCGAGGACATCCGCAAGCTGACGGCAGACTGGGCACGGGCACGGGATGAGCTGGAGCAGCGGGAGGCAGAATGGAGGCGCGaggaggag TCCTTCAACACCTACTTCAGCAACGAGCACAGCCGGCTCCTGACCCTCTGGAGGCAGGTGGTGGCTTTCAGGCGGCACTTCGGGGAGATAAAAGCTGCCACTGAGAG GGATCTGGCGGAGCTGGGCCACGAGGCCTCGCGGACGGGCAGGGCTGCGCACGCCGCCTGCCTTCACCTGGCCGCCAACCTGCGGCTGGCCGAGAGCCGGGCGGGCGCCGCGCGGGAGACGCAGGCGCTGCGGCTGgcgcagctggaggagcagctggcgGCGCGGGCGCGGGACGCCGACCTGGAGAAAGTCGCCCTCGGTGCCAG gctggcagagctggcGGCAGCCCTGGAGCGCCTGCGGGctgaggatggggagaaggagcGGGAGGTGGAGGCGCTGACCCTGCAGCTGCAGAACCTG GAGGCCTCGCGCGCTCAGGAGCCGTCGCCAGCGGAGGTGGAGGCTTTGCGCTCCGAGGTGGAGCTGCTGCGTCAGACGCTGCAGGATGTCACCCAG GCGGTGCTGGCAGATGACCCCGAGCAGCCACCGCTCCCCCCGGAGTCCCCATCGTGTCCCCCCACGTCCCCTCACCGCAGCCTCTCGCCCagcgccgccgctgctgccgtACACGCCGCCCTgcaccgccgccgcctccagcTGCAG GATGCCCAGAGCCAGGCAGAGGCCAGCCAGGAGGCAGCCGGGAGCCTGCggcaggagctgggggacagTGAGAAGCGGCTGGAGACCCTGGAGCGGCGGCTGGAGGAGCTCAGCGCCGAGGCCGGGGACTGCCGGCGGGCGCAGGATGAGGCCCTGCGCGAGGTCACCCGCCTGCGCGCCGAGGCTGAGGTCCTGCACAG GGAGCGGCTGCAGGCGGAGGAGGCGCTGGCGCGGGAGCAGCAGCGGGCGGGCGCCCTGCAGCAGGAGCGGGCGCAGCTGCAGCACCGGGGCGAGGGGCTGGAGGACGCCCGGGACGAGGCCGCCCGCGCCGCCGAGGCCGCCcgccagcagctggagagcag CCAgcagcaggtggaggagctggaggcgcAGCGGGCCGGGGCGCAGCGGGAGCTGCTGGAGGCGCGGGAGGCGCTGAGCCGGGCGGTGCTGGAGGCCGAGGTGGCGCGGGGCGAGCGGGAGGCGCTGGCCGAGGCGCTGGGCAAG GCGCAGGGGAGCTGCGGGGAGCTGGCAGCAGCGCAGCGGGCAGCGGTGGCAGAGGAGGGGCGGCTGCGGGACGCCCTGGCCAAGACGAGCGAGCTGGCGGCCGGGCTGGCGCGGGAGAAGACGGAGCTGAGCCGGAGCCTGGCGCGGCTGGAAGAGGAGCGGGAGAGCGGCCGCATCCGGACGCgggagctggggcaggagctggcgctGCTGCGGGGGCGGCTGGAGCGCGGGCGTCGGGCCGGGGCGGCCGAGCGGCAGGGCCTGGAGCGGGCGCGCAGGGCGGCCGAGGAGGGCTGCCGGGGACTGCGGGCAGAGCTGCGGGCACTGCGGGGCCAGCACCTGCGCCTGCGCCAGCACCTGGGGCAG GCGGTGCAGGAGCAGAGCGCGGCGGGCGAGGCGCTGGCGCAGGCGCGGGGGGAGCAGGAGCGGCTGCGGCGGGAGCTGCTGCGGCTGAGCCGGGCCCGCGAGGGACTGGCCAAGGAGGGGGCCAGCCTGGCCGTCCAGCTCGCCGCCGCCCAGCGCCACGGCCAGGATCAGGCCCAGGAGGCCGCCGGGCTCAG GACGGAGaaggaggggctggagagcagcatcTTCCAGCTGCAGCAGCGCCTGGCGCAGCTCGACACCCGcaaccagcagctggaggccGAGGGCCGGAACCTGCTCCAGGCCAAGGAGGCGCTGGAGG CGGAACTGGGCACGGCACGGCTGGCacgggagcaggagctgcaggccCGGCGGcaggcggtggcggcggccgaGACGGCGGCGGTGACGGTGGCCCTGCAGAGCGCGCGCGATGCGCACCGCGATGAGCTCGACCGCCTCCAGCGCGAGAAG gaggagctggaggctgagCGGGGCCGGCTGGCacgggagcaggaggagctggcgGCCGAGCTGGCGGCAATGCGGCGGCAGCGCGAGAGCGAGAAGCAGCAA GCACTGGCGCTGCAGGAGGAAGAGCGGGCGGCGCTGGCGGAGACgctggaggggctgcagcagagcctggccGAGGCCACGGCTGAGCTCGAGCAGCAGCGGCGAGAGGTCACCAGCCACCAGGAGAAGGAgcag AGCCTGGCAGTGGAGCTGCGCAACCTGCGGGCGCAGGCGGAGGAGACGGCAGTGGCCCACGAGCGGGAGGCGAAGACTCTCCGTGACCAAGCGACGGCGGCAGCCAAGCAGCGGGATGGTGCCCTGCGGGAG GTGGAGGAGGCACGGGCGCAGCTGCGGCTGGTGTCagaggcgcgggcggcggggcggcgggagctgcTGGAGGCGCAGCGGGAGGCCCGGGAGAGCCGGGAGGGCCTGGAGACGCAGCGGCGGCAGGCGCAGGAGGCACGGCGGGCCCTGGGCGACGAGGCCAGGGAGAAGGAGGCCCTGCGGCGCTCCAACGAGGAGCTGCGGGCGGCACTGCGGCGCGCCGAGGGCGAGCGCATCAG CCTGAAGCGCGCCAgtgaggagaaggagcagcagctggcGCTGGTGGAGGACGGGCGGGCGGCTGCAGACCGGGAGGTGACAGAGCTGCGGGCAACCCTGCGGGAGCTGGAGCGCGCCCGCCTCGACGCCCGCCGCGAGCTGCAGGAGCTGCGCCGGCAG GTGAAGGACCTGGACAGCGAGAACAACAAGAGGAGCAAGGAGGTGGGTGAGCTGCAGGCACGTGTGGCCCTGGAGGAGCAGCGGGAGGAAGAGAGCCGTCGTGAAGCCTTCGGCCTCAGGCAGAAGGTGGTGGAGAGTGAGGCTGGCACGGAGGCTGCCAGGAAagag CTCCAGCACCTGCAACAGCGACTGTCGGAGGTGGAGGGTGAATTTCGGCAGCGGGAGAAGGACCTGGCCCGCAGCTTGGAGGAGGCTCGCGGCAACGAGAAGAAGCTCCTGGCCGATGCCCGCAACCTGCAGCTGAAGGTGGAGGCGGCACGGGGCGAAGCGGCCGAGCTGAGCCTGCGCTTGAGCGCGGCCGAGGGTCGGGCGCAGGGGCTGGAAGCTGAGCTGGCCCGTGGTGAGGCTCTGCGCCGGGCTGCTGAGACCCGCCTGGGAGGCATCCAGTCCGCCCTGCGCCGTACCATGGGCATCGGCCGGACACGGGCCGGCTCCCCGGGCAAGG GTGGGGGACCAGAGGGGTCGGGGAGCCCCAGCTCATCCCCGGACCCCGATGCAGCGGCCGAGCCTGAGGCAGTGCGGGCAGCCTTGCGGGATTTCCTGCGCGAGCTGCAGGACGCGCAGCGGGAGCGG GAGGAACTGCGGGTGCAGGTGGGCAGCCTGGGCCGGCGGCTggcagaggtggaggaggagcGGGACAGCGCTGGTGCCCGGGCGCAGCAGCTCCAGAAACTGGTGGCTGAGAGCGAGGAAG GACGTCGCAGCGGGGAGCTGAGCAGCGCCCAGGCCacgctgctgctgcaggaggagacaCTGCGACGAGGCGAGCGGGAGCGGCGGGTGCTGCGGGAGAAGGTGACGGCGCTGGAACGGAGCCTGCACGCCGCCGAGGGCGAACGCCGAGCCGCCCAG GAGAGGATGAGCGCGGTGCGAGCCGGCGAGGCCGAGCTGGAGGATGCCAGGAGGCGGTTGGAGGCGGCGGAGAGCCGGAGCACCcgcctggagctgcagcagcgGGTGCTGGAGGGCGAGTTGCAACGGGCGCGGCTGGCCCTGGGCGAGCGGCAAGCGGAGGCGCGGGCGATGCAAGACCGCGCCGAGCTGCTCCAGAAACAG CTAGCGGAGAGCGAGCAGCGCGCCGGCGCGTCGCAGCTGGCGATGGAGCGGTTGAGCGCGGCGTTGGCGGCCAGTGGCTCGAAGGACGACGTGCCGAGCGCGCCGGCCTTGGCCGATGGCGCCGTGGTCCACGAGCGGCTGCTGCAGCTCCAAAGCGCCCTGGCCGCCGGCGAGCTCGACCGCCGGGCGCTGCAG gaggggctggaggtggCGCGGCGGGCGCTGACGGAGGcgcgggaggagaagggagcgCTGCGGGAGCAGCTGCGGGCGCTGCGGGAGGAGCAGGAGGCCCTGCAGCGGagcaaggaggagctggaggcgcAGGtccggcagcagcaggag GCGCTGCAGCAGCGGCAGGAGGAGcgcggggggctgcaggagcgGGTGGGCAGCCTGCAGCGCGCCCTGACCCGCACGCAGGGCGAGAAGCGGGAGGCCGAGCGCGTCGCCCTCCGCCTCGAGAAGGACAAGAGCGCCCTGAAGAAGACCCTGGACAAG GTGGAGCGGGAGAAGCTGCAGACGCAGGAGGCCTCGCTGCGGCTCTCGGCGGAGAAGGGCCGGCTGGGTCGCTCGCTGGGCACGGCCGAGCGGGAGCTGGCGCAGGCGCAGCAGCGCATCCACCTGCTGCAG GCGCAGGTGTCGGTGCTGGAGCACCCGTCTCCGCCGAGCCCTGCGCCGTCTCCGGAGCTGCAGCGGGAGCTGGACCGCCTGCGCATCGCCCAGCTCCAGGCCCAGCGGGCGCTGGAGGCTCGCGACCACGTCCACCGCCACCGCGTCCGCGGCCTGGAGGAGCAG ATCGCGCTGCTGAAGGGGCAGGAGCTCCACCATCACCCCACCAGCACCTAA